In Mytilus trossulus isolate FHL-02 chromosome 6, PNRI_Mtr1.1.1.hap1, whole genome shotgun sequence, a single window of DNA contains:
- the LOC134723100 gene encoding adhesion G-protein coupled receptor D1-like, translating to MANYLFLMELGNKTVTDGDNANLIKLTVTGCGFSFVGTMLSLCLICFLPVGNDSTFILTNLCISLVTSQLAFIAAENAYPEKGMCTSATVVIQYLFLVVHFCSFSYGIHLCSKLKNFGDIKKKRPVIVFMCWGAPLIISLLTVSLRGGDFGKGSLCWLPTEHGTRWAFLGPVMMIQIINWCVFLLMMATRFSLDIKRGESLPNIIKQQCLTGVSLLSVLGLTWTLGFIVTFGSPKVMAYVFVFLASTQGMLLFFCHVLTNNQVRKVLCVKMKPRDPDASVSVDYSEDYTRTSNVFEHSERNHSRLDHPSSGHSDNGVKMNRRRSEVVTKTEKFGHQLEVQQNQLQHRRRRSSGRKMSDN from the exons ATGGCAAACTACTTATTTTTGATGGAACTGGGGAATAAAACA GTGACTGATGGTGACAATGCTAATCTAATAAAGTTAACAGTAACCGGGTGTGGATTTTCATTCGTTGGTACTATGCTGTCGTTATGCTTGATATGCTTTCTTCC TGTAGGAAATGACAGCACGTTCATATTAACAAATCTTTGCATCAGTTTGGTGACATCACAACTGGCGTTCATAGCAGCAGAAAATGCATATCCCGAAAAg ggGATGTGTACATCCGCCACAGTTGTTATACAGTATTTGTTTCTTGTTGTCCACTTCTGTTCTTTCTCATATGGGATTCATCTATGCTCTAAG TTGAAAAATTTTGGAGATATCAAGAAGAAACGCCCAGTGATTGTTTTTATGTGCTGGGGAGCGCCattaataatatctttattgaCAGTCTCGCTGCGAGGAGGAGACTTTGGAAAAGGTTCTTT ATGCTGGTTACCTACGGAGCACGGAACCAGATGGGCTTTTCTTGGTCCGGTGATGATGATACAAATT ATCAATTGGTGTGTTTTTCTGCTAATGATGGCTACACGTTTCTCACTTGACATTAAACGGGGAGAAAGTCTCCCTAATATAATAAA GCAGCAGTGTTTAACTGGAGTGTCGTTGTTGAGTGTTTTAGGACTAACATGGACTCTTGGTTTCATCGTGACCTTTGGTTCTCCTAAGGTCATGGCCTATGTATTCGTATTCCTGGCATCAACACAG GGAATGCTACTTTTCTTCTGTCATGTTCTTACTAACAATCAAGTAAGGAAAGTTCTATGCGTGAAGATGAAACCGCGTGACCCTGACGCATCCGTGTCTGTAGATTACAGCGAGGATTACACAAGGACATCTAATGTATTTGAACACAGTGAAAGAAACCATTCACGACTAGACCATCCATCCTCCGG acATTCAGACAACGGAGTAAAGATGAATCGTCGCAGATCTGAAGTCGTGACCAAAACTGAGAAGTTTGGACATCAACTTGAGGTTCAGCAAAATCAATTACAGCATAGAAGAAGACGTTCATCCGGCCGAAAAATGAGTGACAACTGA